The Mucilaginibacter terrae region CTGCGCAGCAATGGATTGGTGGTATCACACTTGCCACCAATATTTGGCAAAAGCCGCACGCTCGAAAATCTGTATTTAAAACCCCTGCAAAATTGTATAAATGGCGATGGAGCAGGTCGTGACTGCCCGTCGTACCCCATTATGCTCATGATCGATATTAAATCGGGAGCCGAAAAAACGTATAAAGAATTAGAAAAGCTGCTGAAGAAATACCGGTCTATGTTATCTGCAGTTGAAGATGGCCAGTTTGTTCAGCGCGAAATTACCGTTGTAATAACCGGGCATAAACCTTACGAACTGCTCCGCAAGCAAACCAACCGCCTGGCTTTTATTGATGAAGATCTTACCCGCGTACATAAAGACACACTGGCCATAAACCTGTACCAAACCGCAAGTTGTAAATATTCATCGCTGGTTAAATGGAATGGGCGCGGCGATTTTCCAGAGCACGAAAAGCAGCGCTTGTGCCATTATGTAATGCTGGCGCACCGTTTTGGCAAAAAAGTAAGGCTATGGGCATCGCCCGAAGACCCGGTGGTGTGGAACGAGCTGCTGCAATGTGGAGTTGACCTTATTAATACTGATAAACTTGCCGAGCTTAAACAATTCCTTAACACACGTAACATGTTAGTAACCAGCGTGAAATAATAGTTTGTTAAGTAAAGTCCACTACTTATTAATTTCTAAATACTGAGTTAAAGTTTGCTTCACTTCACTTTAATTATATCATAATGCTTAGTTAGCATTAGGTAAAGGTTGCCCATCTACTTTTATAATCATGATAATGACTTATAGTGATGTGGTGCTGATACAATACGAGATCTTTAATTCTACTCCGCGATTTAACTCTGCTCCAAAAGTTGCCTGTAACCAAACTAACGTTAGCAATAAGCAACTTAACCATGCTGTAAGTCTGCAATCAAACCTAAGAGAATCAATTGCACAGGTAGCCTTGGTCAACACCAAAGCAAACCATATTATTTAGCCATCAGGAGGAGTATACATGCAAAAAATACTGTTCATGACGGGTTCAATGAACCAAACCATGCAAATGCATAGCATTGCCTCGCATTTGCCCGAATATGATTGCTGGTTTAGCCAATTATTCACCGATTCGCCGCTGATGAACGGCTTGCTTACCAAAACCAAACTGTTAGATGGAACTATTCTCGCTGGTCAGTTTCGGAATAACTCTGAAAAGTATTTGCGCGAGCACGGTTTACAAATTGATTACGGCGCAAAACTCAATAGTTACGACCTGATCGTCTTTTGCTCAGATATGATCATTCCCGGGCTTGCGCTCCATACCAAAACCATTTGGGTGCAGGAGGGCATGATTGATAAGTTCACTATTAAAAGCCTTTTGGTTAAAAAACTCAAGCTGCCATCTTATTTCTGTGGAGATACTTCACTTAATGGATCGGGTGATGTATGCGATATATACTGTGCTGCATCAGAAGGCTATAAGCAATACATCTCATCAAAAGGTACCGATGGACGTAAAATAGTGGTTACCGGTATTCCTAATTACGATAACCTGGCAACTAATCTTAAAAACGATTTTCCGCATCATAACTACGTTATGGTAGCCACTACCGATATGCGCGAAACCTATCGTTACGAAAACCGTCCGGCTTTTATTAAAAAGGCTGTGGAGATAGCGGCAGGCCGTCAGTTGTTATTCAAGCTTCATCCCAATGAAAACGAGGAACGCGCCCGTGCCGAGATAAAACGCTATGCACCCAAAGGGGCAATGGTATTTAGCAAAGGAAATACTAACCATATGATAGCCAATTGCTGCGAGTTAATTACCCAGTACTCTACAGTAGTGTATACGGGTATTGCATTAGGCAAAAAGGTGCACTCGTGGTTTGATATAGATGAGCTGAAAAGGCTTACCCCGGTACAAAACGAAGGTGCATCGGCATGGAATATAGCGCAGCTATGCCGCGCTTACGTACAGCACAAAGGTAGCAAGCAAAGTTTTAACCCGCATACTGTGCTTACCAATATTAACAAGGCCGTAATGGCCAATGAGGAGGTTTACGCATGACAAAGAAAGCAAGCAGAGTGGTAATCGTAGTGCAGGCACGTATGGCATCAACCCGCCTGCCGGGCAAGGTAATGATGACCATTATGGGTAAAAGCCTGCTGGCGCTGATGATAGAACGCCTGAATATGATACGCCACTGGGCAACCGTAGTGGTGGCCACATCTCAAAACACGGAAGACGACATCATTGAGAATGAGGCCGGTGAGTTAGACATACCCTGCTACCGCGGCAGCGAGCATAACCTGCTCGACCGCCATTACCAGGCTGCCAAGCGTTTTGAGGCCGATGTGGTGCTCAAAATACCATCTGATTGTCCGCTGATTGACCCGCAGGCTATTGACCAGGCATTGGAGTTCTTTTTTGCCAATGCCAATAAATACGATTATGTGAGCAACCTGCACCCGGCCACTTACCCCGATGGTAACGACGTGGAAATTATGACCATGGCTTGCCTGCAAAAAACATGGAAAGAAGCCTCACGCCCGATGGAGCTGGAGCATACCACACCTTAC contains the following coding sequences:
- a CDS encoding phosphatidylinositol-specific phospholipase C/glycerophosphodiester phosphodiesterase family protein, whose product is MHLRLFIIVLILINCLPGFSQSPPLVNGFAHNDYWHDRPLFDALDNGFVNMEADIYLRSNGLVVSHLPPIFGKSRTLENLYLKPLQNCINGDGAGRDCPSYPIMLMIDIKSGAEKTYKELEKLLKKYRSMLSAVEDGQFVQREITVVITGHKPYELLRKQTNRLAFIDEDLTRVHKDTLAINLYQTASCKYSSLVKWNGRGDFPEHEKQRLCHYVMLAHRFGKKVRLWASPEDPVVWNELLQCGVDLINTDKLAELKQFLNTRNMLVTSVK
- a CDS encoding glycosyltransferase family protein → MTKKASRVVIVVQARMASTRLPGKVMMTIMGKSLLALMIERLNMIRHWATVVVATSQNTEDDIIENEAGELDIPCYRGSEHNLLDRHYQAAKRFEADVVLKIPSDCPLIDPQAIDQALEFFFANANKYDYVSNLHPATYPDGNDVEIMTMACLQKTWKEASRPMELEHTTPYIWENPDLFRIANVSWATGLDYSMSHRFTIDYQEDFDFIKSVFEELYPTNDDFTCEDIIDLLNRKPEIYNINSMHAGVNWYRHHLNELKTIQPGQTRLASA